One window of Medicago truncatula cultivar Jemalong A17 chromosome 2, MtrunA17r5.0-ANR, whole genome shotgun sequence genomic DNA carries:
- the LOC11425452 gene encoding uncharacterized protein, with the protein MVMEDIGLFNQVWGWLRSRKDACWRARTVVVCCRDKTAMFIERHWPMVCRGCSKLGSLLKLSLIFWKDSAVRGFQSFIKFGSVMLLLIMWSCFLSLTSMYCLVYVLVSMVTAGVAVQYLGYTPGLFIVGLFAILILWMYANFLITGLLLIVGGCLFSLNRARVVVLIGTAYAMYSVQVKVGWLGVFLAINLAFLSNDILNFLLQWFDNVSESSHPEEQKQSETVMEDDFAEECEYPIPPVESENLHSCKSSSKPPAVTTSVVDKQKEVLVNKVVKEQTNSIDEMRRILKSLNHYDALGFSRHKKIDAAVLKKEYRKKAMLVHPDKNMGSSMSSESFKKLQCAYEVLSDSVKKRDYDEQLRKEESMAKSVCQKSHSSSHQDNTEYRSEESRRIQCTKCGNSHVWVCTNRSKAKARWCQDCCQFHQAKDGDGWVEYKGSLVFDRPQKVEIPRAFVCAESKIFDVSEWAICQGMACRPNTHRPSFHVNMVGLEKSHSCNSSRFPWDLDAEMMMDEDEEAFDLWLQQALASGLFCESSKRRKSWSPFKLPQKKGKKQWRRTSC; encoded by the exons ATGGTGATGGAAGATATAGGGTTGTTCAATCAAGTTTGGGGATGGCTTCGGTCACGAAAAGATGCCTGTTGGCGTGCTCGAactgtggtggtttgttgtagAGACAAAACTGCGATGTTTATTGAACGGCATTGGCCGATGGTGTGTAGGGGTTGCTCGAAATTGGGGAGCTTACTTAAGTTATCATTGATTTTTTGGAAGGACTCTGCTGTAAGGGGGTTTCAGTCTTTCATTAAGTTTGGTTCAGTGATGCTCTTGCTTATAATGTGGAGCTGCTTTCTTAGTCTGACTTCGATGTATTGCTTGGTTTACGTGCTTGTTAGTATG GTTACTGCTGGGGTTGCTGTCCAATACTTGGGTTATACTCCTGGGCTTTTTATCGTAGGGCTTTTTGCTATCCTTATTTTGTGGATGTATGCCAATTTTCTGATCACAGGATTATTACTCATAGTTGGAG GTTGCTTGTTCTCCCTAAATCGTGCACGCGTAGTGGTATTAATTGGAACTGCATATGCTATGTACTCTGTTCAAGTAAAAGTGGGATGGCTTGGCGTTTTCCTTGCCATAAACCTTGCATTTCTTTCAAATGACATTTTGAATTTTCTGCTTCAATGGTTTGATAATGTGAGTGAAAGTTCACATCCTGAAGAGCAGAAGCAATCTGAGACAGTTATGGAAGACGACTTCGCTGAAGAGTGTGAATATCCTATCCCGCCGGTTGAATCTGAGAATTTGCATTCGTGCAAATCATCCAGTAAACCACCTGCTGTCACCACATCAGTTGTTGATAAGCAGAAAGAAGTTTTGGTTAACAAAGTTGTAAAAGAGCAAACAAATTCAATTGATGAAATGAGAAGGATATTGAAGAGTCTTAATCATTATGATGCCCTTGGATTTAGCCGCCACAAAAAGATTGATGCAGcagttttgaaaaaggaataCCGGAAAAAG GCTATGCTCGTGCATCCTGATAAAAATATGGGCAGTTCTATGTCAAGTGAGTCATTCAAGAAACTTCAATGTGCATATGAG GTTCTTTCTGACTCTGTGAAGAAGCGAGACTATGATGAACAATTAAGAAAAGAAGAATCCATGGCTAAAAGTGTGTGCCAGAAATCCCACAGCAGTTCACATCAG GATAATACTGAATATCGTTCCGAAGAATCCAGACGGATACAGTGCACAAAGTGCGGTAATTCACATGTTTGGGTATGCACTAACAGGAGCAAGGCCAAAGCAAGATGGTGTCAG GATTGCTGTCAGTTTCATCAAGCAAAGGATGGAGATGGATGGGTTGAATATAAGGGATCTTTGGTTTTTGACAGGCCTCAAAAA GTCGAGATTCCGCGTGCTTTTGTTTGTGCGGAGAGCAAAATATTTGATGTATCAGAATGGGCTATATGTCAG GGAATGGCTTGTAGGCCTAACACCCACCGACCGAGCTTCCATGTAAACATGGTTGGCTTGGAGAAAAGCCATTCCTGTAACTCAAGTAGATTCCCATGGGATTTGGACGCCGAAATGATGATGGATGAAGACGAAGAGGCATTTGACCTGTGGCTTCAACAGGCTTTAGCATCTGGTCTCTTTTGCGAGTCCTCAAAACGCAGGAAGAGTTGGAGTCCATTCAAATTACCtcaaaagaaagggaaaaagcAATGGCGAAGAACGTCTTGCTGA
- the LOC11421947 gene encoding uncharacterized protein codes for MSNIEDSKDIGQMDVDASDGSVNMPSPQKQEETLKKKYGGIVPKKPPLISKDHERAYFDSADWALGKQGGSKPKGPLEALRPKLQPTQQQTRYRKSPYAPSGEEGGSVPSEDAASNE; via the exons ATGTCAAACATAGAGGATAGCAAAGACATTGGACAGATGGATGTGGATGCATCTGATGGGTCAGTTAACATGCCGTCACCCCAAAAGCAG GAGGaaactttaaagaaaaaatatggagGAATTGTACCCAAAAAGCCACCACTTATTTCTAAG GACCATGAGCGTGCTTACTTCGATTCTGCGGATTGGGCATTGGGAAAG CAAGGTGGTAGTAAGCCTAAGGGACCACTTGAGGCTCTTCGGCCTAAACTACag CCAACACAGCAGCAAACACGTTACCGGAAATCTCCTTACGCTCCTTCCGGTGAAg AAGGTGGAAGTGTTCCATCTGAGGATGCAGCTTCCAATGAGTAA